In Alicyclobacillus macrosporangiidus CPP55, a single window of DNA contains:
- a CDS encoding LysM peptidoglycan-binding domain-containing protein produces the protein MSFRTWLCGAAAVLSMTAAPEAMASVVTVRPGDSLWSIAKAHQVSLAAVQKANPNVDPKHLPVGARVNVPDRHTYVVRKGDSLWTIARQHHVSVQALQAANPWVRPLNLPVGATLRLPVSAPATGLATADNLYWMSHIIHAEAGDEPLAAKIAVGDVVLHRMRDPAYPDTVKGVVFQVADGHYQFEPVMNGYIYSEPDAESKKAAEAVLRDGRDVVPGAMVFYNPAQTPARSWVWSRPVITKLGHLNFAK, from the coding sequence GTGTCGTTCAGGACGTGGTTGTGTGGAGCCGCTGCTGTACTGTCGATGACTGCCGCGCCGGAGGCGATGGCGAGTGTCGTCACCGTGCGCCCTGGAGATTCGCTGTGGTCCATCGCCAAGGCGCACCAGGTGTCGCTGGCGGCAGTGCAGAAGGCCAACCCGAACGTGGATCCGAAGCACCTGCCGGTGGGCGCCCGGGTCAATGTTCCGGACCGGCACACGTACGTGGTGCGAAAAGGGGACTCTCTGTGGACCATCGCGCGGCAGCACCACGTATCTGTGCAGGCCCTGCAGGCGGCCAATCCATGGGTCCGACCTCTGAACTTACCGGTCGGCGCTACGTTACGGCTGCCAGTCAGCGCCCCGGCGACCGGGTTGGCGACGGCGGACAACCTATACTGGATGTCGCACATCATTCACGCCGAGGCGGGCGATGAGCCCCTGGCGGCAAAGATTGCGGTCGGCGACGTGGTCCTGCACCGCATGCGCGACCCGGCCTATCCGGACACTGTCAAGGGCGTGGTCTTCCAGGTGGCGGACGGCCACTATCAATTCGAGCCGGTGATGAACGGGTACATCTACTCGGAGCCGGACGCAGAAAGCAAGAAGGCGGCCGAGGCGGTGCTCCGCGATGGCCGCGACGTGGTACCAGGGGCGATGGTGTTCTACAACCCGGCGCAGACGCCGGCGCGAAGCTGGGTCTGGTCGCGTCCGGTGATCACCAAGCTGGGACACCTCAATTTCGCCAAGTGA
- a CDS encoding acyl-CoA thioesterase, producing the protein MVQPKFCRESRCVKISRVFPNDLNDHNTLFGGKLMAYIDDIASISASRHARTDVVTASTDSVDFLCPIRESDSVCLTSYVTWTGTTSMEVFVKVVAEDLKTGDRRIAATAFLTFVALDDQGRPVPVPPVRPESEEERLLYETAPRRAERRKHHRAESKELAARLKTEKFWDEI; encoded by the coding sequence ATGGTGCAACCGAAGTTCTGCAGGGAATCCCGATGCGTGAAGATCAGCCGCGTGTTCCCGAATGATCTCAACGATCACAACACATTGTTCGGCGGCAAGCTGATGGCATATATCGACGACATCGCCTCCATCTCCGCATCGCGCCACGCACGCACCGACGTGGTGACGGCGTCCACCGACTCTGTCGATTTTCTGTGCCCCATCCGGGAGAGCGACTCGGTGTGCCTGACGTCGTATGTGACGTGGACCGGAACCACCTCGATGGAGGTGTTCGTCAAGGTGGTGGCGGAAGACCTCAAGACGGGGGATCGCCGGATCGCTGCCACGGCCTTCTTGACTTTCGTGGCGCTCGACGACCAGGGCCGTCCTGTCCCGGTACCGCCCGTGCGTCCCGAATCCGAAGAAGAGCGGCTCCTCTACGAGACCGCACCGCGCCGCGCGGAACGGCGCAAACATCACCGCGCCGAGAGCAAAGAGTTGGCCGCCCGTCTCAAGACGGAGAAGTTCTGGGACGAGATTTGA
- a CDS encoding DUF47 domain-containing protein, whose amino-acid sequence MAKRNQQLFDYLVQIADNVRNAAAEFERGLHNLSHPEALAASIKHMEDRGDDLTSDMVSLLNATYITPLEREDFLALANKMDDVVDGLEACTVRFDLYRVTSATPPMFDFARNIVDSAREVYEAIAKLNARRLLDIREHTLRINHLEKTGDELLRDSLRALFQDRDRDVLEVIKLKEVYEILEGITDRCQDVADVLDSVIVKNA is encoded by the coding sequence TTGGCCAAACGCAACCAGCAGCTGTTCGATTACCTGGTACAGATTGCGGACAACGTCCGCAATGCAGCTGCCGAATTTGAACGCGGTCTGCACAATCTGTCACATCCCGAGGCGTTGGCGGCGTCCATCAAACACATGGAAGATCGCGGCGACGACCTGACCAGTGATATGGTGTCCCTGCTGAACGCGACCTACATCACGCCCTTGGAACGGGAGGACTTTCTGGCGCTGGCGAACAAGATGGACGACGTGGTGGACGGACTCGAAGCTTGCACTGTTCGATTCGACTTGTACCGGGTGACGTCGGCCACCCCGCCGATGTTCGACTTCGCCCGGAACATCGTCGACAGTGCGCGCGAAGTGTACGAGGCCATCGCGAAACTGAACGCGCGCCGCTTATTGGATATCCGCGAGCACACCCTGCGCATCAACCACCTGGAGAAGACGGGGGACGAGCTGTTGCGGGATTCCCTGCGGGCGCTTTTTCAAGACCGGGACCGGGACGTCTTGGAGGTCATCAAACTCAAAGAGGTATACGAGATCCTGGAGGGGATCACCGACCGGTGCCAGGATGTGGCGGACGTACTGGATTCGGTGATTGTGAAGAACGCCTGA
- a CDS encoding D-glycero-alpha-D-manno-heptose-1,7-bisphosphate 7-phosphatase: MKRAAILDRDGVINRNEHPVNRPDELILFPRAAEAIRLLNRAGLLVCVATNQGGVGLGYMSEADLEAVHRRMCELLARDGARVDDIETCTHRPDAGCPCRKPKPGMLLALAKRHHLDLAASYMVGDRDTDVQAGLAAGTKTVFIGRGPSEAHYVARDLLDAAEWIVRDTGQIGPRG, translated from the coding sequence TTGAAACGGGCGGCGATCCTCGATCGGGACGGAGTCATCAATCGGAATGAGCATCCGGTCAACCGGCCGGACGAGCTGATCCTGTTCCCCCGTGCGGCGGAGGCGATTCGCCTCCTCAACCGTGCGGGGCTGTTGGTGTGCGTGGCGACCAATCAGGGCGGCGTGGGACTCGGCTACATGTCGGAGGCGGATCTCGAGGCGGTGCACCGCCGCATGTGCGAATTGCTGGCCCGGGACGGGGCTCGCGTCGACGACATCGAAACTTGCACACACCGCCCAGACGCAGGATGCCCATGCCGCAAGCCGAAGCCCGGAATGCTGCTGGCGCTGGCAAAACGACATCATCTCGATCTGGCGGCGAGCTATATGGTGGGCGACCGGGACACCGACGTGCAGGCGGGCCTGGCAGCGGGAACGAAGACGGTGTTCATCGGCCGCGGGCCTTCCGAAGCACACTACGTGGCCAGGGATTTGCTAGACGCCGCCGAGTGGATCGTCCGGGACACGGGACAAATCGGGCCGCGGGGTTAG
- a CDS encoding adenosylcobalamin-dependent ribonucleoside-diphosphate reductase → MVKATEESMLPFTEEDRLGATGERIVADRYLLKDVRKETLKVGSLVVAVLDKKRAYHELARVVAIDDARRTVTVELKDGHREELPHHQVDVLLETSPRQMWRRVAKGAAAATRDPERWTERFYQLQCGWKYVPGGRINASLGTGMQVTSYNCFVIPSVGPTMRDYAEAFGQTLEIQARSGGVGMNLSRIPPQGTYIPVFPGSRRPYLHLVLDIWHPDLPEFLQAEYPNSTKVVRVNREFLRAVEEDAEWRFGFPETSVEGYDDMWTGRLEDWMERGLPVNWQEPAPARRLYESILASGALVLSDVIGTVLVPGDQRSTIAATLGDMWERMAEGKQVSVILSSLRPRYSYVRGVNGRSSGAYSWGTLYDKGNQVFGEGFGPVGVGEIMSVGCQLTLQGGSRRGALMLILNDRHADVLKFIRCKQVDGVITGANISVGISERFMEAKEKGERWPIGFVPKEHWEAFDGDFDTWVGAGKPFEVTDSLPAGELWDELVLSAWKSAEPGVVFLGRANRMSNSWYFNPLVATNPCGEQPLPANGICNLGAVVLSKFAVGFADCGKRVEFSDPEKEAYVRSWLTKHFDAEKAEFFLHHVKWEALEETTRTGIRFQDAVIDATYYPFEENRRNQMQERRIGLGIMGLHDLLLYCGIRYGSEESVKFIDVLMGLMAEWCYLESVEIAKENGPFPAFDAEKFLASGYMRQMAEERPHVVEAVRRHGVRNVTLMTIAPTGTTGTMVGCSTGCEPYYAWSYFRNSRLGMFEENAAIVQEYYDTHPNADRLPDYFVTAMELTPEDHVRVQAALQKWIDSSISKTCNAPNSYTVEDTKRLYDLAYALGCKGITIYRDGSRSEQVLSLKAEDKADPQAHEAEAREVAPTADRSGAEAPKQPVYQKRRRPDVLYGATYKKETPLGKAYITINDDPEEHVALEIFVNIGKAGSDVYAANEALGRAITLYLRDSRNPNKEAELVKHFAGIGGSNSVGFGDRRITSVPDAIAKALIEHSETFPLRKAAFREWASGQETATEDVERPALRDYSVGKDLCPNCHQHTLVRTGGCFECEACGFSKC, encoded by the coding sequence ATGGTCAAAGCGACGGAGGAGAGCATGCTTCCGTTCACCGAGGAGGACCGGTTGGGTGCGACGGGGGAGCGCATCGTGGCCGACCGGTACCTGCTCAAGGATGTGCGCAAGGAGACGCTGAAGGTCGGATCGTTGGTGGTAGCCGTACTCGACAAAAAGCGGGCTTACCACGAGCTGGCCCGCGTCGTCGCCATCGACGATGCGCGCAGAACGGTGACCGTCGAGCTGAAGGACGGCCACCGCGAGGAACTGCCGCATCACCAGGTGGACGTGCTGCTGGAGACCTCGCCGCGCCAGATGTGGCGGCGGGTGGCAAAAGGCGCCGCGGCGGCCACGCGCGACCCGGAGCGCTGGACGGAGCGGTTTTACCAATTGCAGTGCGGATGGAAGTACGTCCCTGGCGGGCGCATCAATGCGTCGCTCGGCACAGGGATGCAGGTGACGAGCTACAACTGTTTCGTCATCCCGAGCGTCGGACCGACCATGCGCGACTACGCGGAGGCGTTCGGGCAGACCCTGGAGATCCAGGCGAGAAGCGGCGGCGTCGGGATGAACCTGTCGCGCATCCCGCCACAGGGAACCTATATCCCGGTGTTCCCGGGTTCACGGCGGCCTTATCTGCATCTCGTGCTCGACATCTGGCATCCGGACCTGCCTGAGTTCCTGCAGGCGGAGTATCCGAACAGCACGAAGGTAGTGCGGGTGAACCGCGAGTTCCTGCGGGCTGTCGAGGAGGACGCGGAGTGGCGGTTCGGGTTCCCGGAGACGAGTGTTGAAGGGTACGACGACATGTGGACAGGCCGCCTGGAAGACTGGATGGAGCGGGGGCTGCCGGTCAACTGGCAGGAGCCGGCGCCTGCGCGGCGTCTGTACGAGTCGATTCTGGCCAGCGGCGCGCTTGTGTTGAGCGACGTCATCGGAACGGTCCTCGTCCCGGGCGATCAGCGCAGCACCATCGCGGCGACGCTCGGCGACATGTGGGAGCGGATGGCGGAGGGCAAACAAGTGTCGGTCATCCTGTCCTCCCTGCGCCCCCGCTACAGCTACGTGCGCGGCGTTAACGGCCGCAGCTCGGGCGCGTACTCCTGGGGCACCCTGTATGACAAGGGCAATCAGGTGTTCGGAGAAGGGTTTGGCCCGGTCGGCGTGGGCGAGATCATGAGCGTCGGCTGCCAGTTGACCCTGCAGGGGGGATCCCGGCGCGGCGCGCTGATGCTGATTCTCAACGATCGCCATGCGGATGTGCTGAAATTCATCCGCTGCAAACAGGTCGACGGGGTCATCACCGGGGCCAACATCTCGGTCGGAATCTCAGAACGTTTCATGGAGGCCAAGGAGAAAGGCGAGCGCTGGCCGATCGGCTTCGTGCCCAAAGAGCACTGGGAGGCGTTCGACGGAGACTTCGACACCTGGGTGGGGGCGGGCAAGCCCTTCGAGGTCACGGACTCGCTTCCGGCCGGCGAGCTGTGGGACGAGCTGGTGCTTTCGGCGTGGAAGTCGGCAGAGCCGGGTGTGGTCTTCCTCGGGCGCGCGAACCGGATGAGCAATTCATGGTATTTTAACCCATTGGTGGCGACTAATCCCTGTGGTGAGCAACCGCTGCCGGCCAACGGCATCTGCAACCTGGGCGCGGTGGTGTTGAGCAAGTTCGCGGTCGGATTTGCCGACTGCGGAAAGCGGGTGGAATTCTCCGATCCGGAGAAGGAAGCGTATGTCCGCTCCTGGTTGACCAAGCACTTCGACGCGGAGAAGGCGGAGTTTTTCCTGCACCACGTGAAGTGGGAGGCGCTGGAGGAGACCACTCGCACGGGTATCCGGTTCCAGGACGCGGTGATCGACGCCACGTACTATCCGTTCGAGGAGAACCGGCGCAACCAGATGCAGGAGCGGCGCATAGGGCTCGGCATCATGGGCCTGCACGACCTCTTGTTGTACTGCGGCATTCGCTACGGGTCGGAGGAGTCGGTGAAGTTCATCGACGTGTTGATGGGCCTGATGGCCGAGTGGTGTTACCTGGAATCCGTCGAGATCGCCAAGGAGAACGGGCCGTTCCCGGCGTTCGACGCGGAGAAGTTCCTGGCCTCGGGCTACATGCGGCAGATGGCCGAGGAGCGGCCGCACGTGGTGGAAGCCGTCCGGCGCCACGGGGTGCGCAACGTCACGCTGATGACGATCGCGCCGACCGGTACAACGGGGACGATGGTCGGGTGTTCGACCGGGTGCGAACCGTACTACGCGTGGTCGTACTTCCGCAACTCCCGGCTCGGCATGTTCGAGGAGAACGCGGCGATCGTGCAGGAGTACTATGACACCCATCCGAATGCCGACCGGCTGCCCGACTACTTCGTGACGGCCATGGAGCTCACGCCCGAGGATCACGTGCGCGTGCAGGCGGCGCTGCAGAAGTGGATCGACAGCTCCATCTCGAAGACCTGCAATGCGCCGAACTCCTACACGGTGGAAGATACCAAGCGGCTGTACGACCTGGCGTATGCCCTGGGCTGCAAAGGCATCACCATCTACCGCGACGGGTCCCGTTCAGAGCAGGTGTTGTCGTTGAAGGCCGAGGACAAGGCGGACCCGCAGGCGCACGAGGCAGAGGCGCGGGAGGTGGCGCCGACAGCTGATCGGAGCGGTGCCGAGGCCCCCAAGCAGCCGGTCTACCAGAAGCGCCGCCGGCCGGATGTGCTGTACGGGGCGACGTATAAGAAGGAGACGCCGCTGGGGAAGGCATACATCACTATCAACGACGATCCGGAAGAGCACGTCGCCCTGGAGATCTTCGTCAACATCGGCAAGGCGGGCAGCGATGTGTATGCCGCCAACGAGGCGTTGGGCCGCGCGATCACGCTGTACCTGCGGGATTCTCGCAATCCCAACAAGGAAGCAGAGCTGGTCAAGCACTTCGCCGGGATCGGCGGATCGAACTCGGTCGGCTTCGGAGACCGGCGCATCACGTCGGTGCCGGACGCCATCGCCAAGGCGCTGATCGAGCACTCCGAGACGTTCCCGTTGCGCAAAGCGGCATTCCGGGAGTGGGCGAGCGGACAGGAGACGGCCACGGAGGACGTGGAGCGGCCGGCGCTGCGCGACTACTCGGTGGGGAAGGATCTGTGCCCGAACTGCCACCAGCACACCTTGGTCCGGACGGGCGGATGTTTTGAATGCGAGGCGTGCGGTTTTAGCAAGTGTTAA
- a CDS encoding C40 family peptidase: protein MQRSWRVAAGTAVCATGLAVYAGTGPVGASHPSSSSVTVSGVVPVVQFQPASPFSLPARQWVAMADAGPHLTFDTADGTWTSSSQSVQRARVQAVLDGAAAHADAHFPSDSGQKTSSSQVGPSQPQAGDNPGHAGSAGHTRSAGGTPKRPASPAPTSSVVLSSRGSSPVADLTFGARVAQTAQQFIGVPYRWGGTSDRGFDCSGLVQYTLARVGVHVGRTSYDQYQAGQAVKRSDLEPGDLVFFNTDGPGASHVGIYIGNGRFINATPSGVRTDSLSSGYWAAHYLGARRVHP, encoded by the coding sequence ATGCAGCGATCTTGGCGCGTGGCGGCGGGAACGGCCGTGTGCGCCACGGGTCTCGCCGTGTATGCGGGTACGGGGCCTGTGGGCGCCTCCCATCCGTCTTCGAGCTCTGTCACCGTGAGCGGCGTTGTACCCGTGGTACAGTTCCAACCTGCTTCGCCGTTCTCTTTGCCTGCTCGCCAATGGGTGGCGATGGCGGATGCGGGCCCACACCTCACCTTCGACACCGCGGATGGCACGTGGACTTCGTCTTCTCAGTCCGTGCAGAGAGCCCGCGTGCAAGCCGTACTTGATGGAGCAGCGGCGCATGCCGACGCGCATTTTCCTTCCGACTCCGGCCAGAAGACGTCTTCCTCGCAAGTCGGGCCAAGCCAGCCCCAGGCAGGGGACAACCCTGGGCACGCCGGAAGCGCAGGACACACCCGATCCGCCGGAGGTACGCCGAAGCGTCCAGCGTCCCCGGCGCCCACAAGCAGCGTCGTGCTGTCCAGCCGAGGGAGTTCTCCCGTCGCGGACTTGACATTCGGCGCTCGGGTAGCCCAGACAGCTCAGCAGTTTATTGGCGTACCCTACCGGTGGGGAGGCACCTCTGATCGGGGGTTTGACTGTTCCGGGCTCGTCCAGTACACGTTGGCACGCGTTGGGGTTCATGTGGGCCGGACCAGCTATGATCAGTATCAGGCGGGCCAAGCGGTCAAGCGGTCCGATCTCGAACCCGGTGACCTCGTGTTTTTCAATACCGACGGTCCGGGGGCGTCTCACGTCGGCATCTATATCGGGAACGGCCGCTTCATCAACGCGACCCCTTCAGGGGTGCGGACGGATTCGCTGAGCAGCGGATACTGGGCTGCCCACTATCTCGGCGCTCGCCGCGTGCATCCCTGA
- a CDS encoding MarR family winged helix-turn-helix transcriptional regulator gives MQHGEPQRTLQDGGMSEYLRQMEELLARLQRVMSSSKTLIAEHGLTGSQVFILRYLDHCDQAKASDIARFAGLSPGAVTQVCDDLVRMGLVERTRSNDDRRVVHIRITEEGRRRLEQVRIIRGRRILAVLNKLGPEDTREFVRLIARFVEIAESELGK, from the coding sequence GTGCAGCACGGTGAACCCCAGCGTACTCTGCAGGACGGCGGGATGTCGGAATACCTGCGGCAGATGGAAGAGCTGTTGGCGCGCTTGCAGCGGGTGATGTCCTCGTCCAAGACCTTGATCGCCGAACACGGGTTGACAGGGAGCCAGGTGTTCATCCTGCGCTACCTGGATCACTGCGACCAGGCAAAGGCGTCCGACATCGCCCGCTTTGCTGGGTTGAGTCCGGGCGCGGTGACACAAGTGTGCGACGACTTGGTGCGGATGGGGTTGGTGGAACGGACGCGGTCTAATGACGATCGCCGTGTCGTGCACATCCGCATCACGGAGGAGGGCCGCCGCCGCCTCGAACAGGTACGCATCATCCGAGGGCGCCGCATTCTGGCGGTGTTGAACAAGCTCGGGCCCGAGGATACGAGGGAGTTCGTCCGGCTGATTGCAAGGTTCGTGGAGATCGCCGAGTCAGAGTTGGGCAAGTGA
- a CDS encoding NAD(P)-dependent oxidoreductase — protein MGLRIGWIGLGAMGAPMAARVAQAGFEVRAYNRTPKPVDLGPGSVVDRLADAFDGADVLCLMVSDAAAVRSVLEDGGAAERLARGAVIVNFSTIGVAETQAFAMSMAGHGVEWIDAPVSGSVQPAREGKLVVMAGGSEAAFRRVEPVLGAVAKAVHHLGPVGSGSAMKLLVNAYLATVITGVSECLAVADKIGLGRGRLLEVLSETSTWSPVLAAKRPLWEHDDFPASFALKHMAKDLGLVQDLSGAWMAAMPLASAAYQQILAACAHGLAEADMAAVFRQLTETVGSR, from the coding sequence ATGGGATTGCGGATCGGATGGATTGGCTTGGGGGCGATGGGAGCGCCGATGGCTGCCCGCGTGGCGCAGGCGGGGTTCGAAGTCCGCGCGTACAATCGAACGCCGAAGCCGGTCGATCTGGGACCGGGCAGCGTGGTCGACCGACTGGCCGACGCCTTTGACGGTGCAGACGTGTTGTGTCTGATGGTGTCGGATGCCGCCGCCGTGCGGAGTGTGCTTGAGGACGGTGGCGCTGCGGAGAGGCTCGCGCGAGGCGCCGTGATCGTCAACTTCAGCACCATCGGCGTGGCTGAGACGCAGGCCTTCGCGATGTCGATGGCGGGCCACGGCGTGGAGTGGATCGACGCGCCGGTCTCCGGATCGGTTCAACCCGCCCGCGAGGGCAAGCTGGTCGTCATGGCGGGCGGTTCCGAGGCTGCGTTCCGACGTGTGGAACCGGTGCTCGGTGCGGTCGCCAAGGCGGTGCACCACCTGGGGCCGGTCGGGTCCGGTTCGGCCATGAAGCTGTTGGTCAATGCCTATCTGGCGACCGTGATCACCGGCGTGAGCGAATGCTTGGCCGTGGCCGACAAGATCGGCCTGGGCCGCGGCCGGTTGCTGGAGGTATTGTCCGAGACGAGCACCTGGTCCCCGGTGCTCGCGGCAAAACGGCCACTTTGGGAACACGACGATTTTCCAGCGTCGTTCGCGCTCAAGCACATGGCCAAGGACCTCGGTCTGGTGCAAGACCTGTCCGGAGCGTGGATGGCGGCGATGCCGCTGGCGTCGGCCGCGTACCAACAGATCTTGGCGGCTTGCGCACACGGTTTGGCTGAAGCCGACATGGCCGCGGTATTTCGCCAGCTCACAGAAACGGTGGGGAGCCGTTGA
- a CDS encoding glycosyltransferase gives MSEPLSHWLTFGMSAFDTPGFHDTSRLMTSAVPIPRAYVEPSPPYSAWRGLQAPVLRWRSRRSNETWVLTPPLPIPGRLDVANWGIRIQARALERTLEAEWGRDWRRTTLVYLTNWSYAVEPLVSRLAPDHLVFDLVDDVLSFPYPLPRERVLERWRRISRRASAVLAVSPALQAWSEAHLGRPAHLLPNGVDAGHFTTQPEPPELPSATPGGVRVGFAGTLNHWIDYPALLSLVEQQPDAELYLMGRRGHIGDSGLEEALRRLEAHPRVHLLGPVPYEHLPGYLHAMDVLILPRILSPASAASSPLKLYEYLAVGKPPVISGISVPPSLRRLVYEAAPNTGLADAVRRAWAEVKGEAPSQRAERQAFARQHTWQARVQQVIALAEAPASIRQDRAGSLRDR, from the coding sequence GTGTCTGAACCTCTGTCCCATTGGCTCACCTTTGGCATGTCGGCCTTCGACACGCCGGGATTCCACGACACCTCACGGTTGATGACGTCCGCTGTCCCGATACCGCGCGCCTACGTGGAGCCCTCGCCGCCGTACAGCGCTTGGCGCGGGCTGCAGGCGCCCGTCCTCCGATGGCGCTCCCGCCGCAGCAATGAGACGTGGGTACTGACACCGCCGCTCCCCATTCCGGGTCGCCTGGACGTTGCGAACTGGGGGATTCGGATCCAGGCGCGTGCGCTGGAACGGACATTGGAGGCTGAATGGGGGAGGGATTGGCGCAGGACAACCCTCGTGTACTTGACCAACTGGTCGTATGCGGTGGAACCGCTCGTTTCAAGGTTGGCCCCCGATCACCTGGTGTTCGACCTGGTGGACGACGTTCTCAGCTTCCCCTATCCGCTGCCGCGGGAACGGGTGCTGGAACGATGGCGCCGGATCTCCCGCAGGGCCAGCGCGGTGCTCGCCGTGTCACCGGCGCTGCAGGCGTGGAGCGAGGCACACCTGGGCCGACCCGCACACCTGTTGCCCAACGGTGTGGACGCCGGCCACTTCACCACGCAGCCCGAACCTCCGGAACTTCCGTCTGCGACACCGGGAGGGGTTCGCGTCGGGTTCGCGGGCACGCTCAACCACTGGATCGATTACCCGGCCCTGTTGTCGCTGGTGGAACAACAGCCCGATGCCGAACTGTATCTGATGGGCCGACGGGGACACATCGGCGATTCCGGATTGGAAGAGGCGCTTCGCAGACTGGAGGCGCATCCGCGCGTGCACCTGCTCGGGCCTGTGCCGTATGAGCATCTGCCTGGATACCTCCATGCCATGGATGTCCTGATCCTGCCGCGCATCCTGTCGCCGGCCAGTGCCGCCTCCAGCCCGTTAAAGTTGTACGAATACCTGGCGGTGGGCAAGCCGCCGGTCATCTCCGGCATCTCTGTGCCGCCATCGCTCCGGCGCCTGGTGTACGAGGCTGCACCCAATACGGGATTGGCGGATGCCGTCCGCAGGGCATGGGCGGAAGTCAAAGGCGAGGCACCGTCGCAGCGCGCCGAACGGCAAGCCTTCGCGCGGCAACATACCTGGCAGGCGCGGGTTCAGCAGGTGATCGCGCTGGCGGAGGCCCCGGCATCCATCCGCCAGGACCGCGCCGGGTCACTCCGGGATCGATAG
- the pruA gene encoding L-glutamate gamma-semialdehyde dehydrogenase produces the protein MVQPFVNEPLTDFSVPEQRAAFEQALAQVGAQLGRTYPLYIGGREVVTERRTASINPSQKDQVVGYVAKADQALAEEAMQSALAAFETWKRKSFAERARYLLKAAAIMRRRKHELSAWMCYEAGKTWPEADADTAEAIDFLEFYAREAIRLGEVHPLVRIPGEDNEQHYIPLGVGIIIPPWNFPLAILTGMTSSAVVAGNTVLLKPATPTPVIAYKFLEVMRDAGIPAGVINFVPGSGAEIGDYLVDHPKTRFISFTGSKEVGIRIYERAAKVQPGQIWLKRVVAEMGGKDAIVVDREADLEEAARQIAASAFNFSGQKCSACSRAIIHQDVYDTVAERVVALAKSMRVGPATDGASQVGPVIDEAAYKKILEYIEVGKQEGKLLAGGGKAEGNGFFIQPTVFGDVDPRARIAQEEIFGPVVALIRAKDFEDAIRIANDTEFGLTGSVFSNNREHLEYARQEFHVGNLYFNRKCTGALVGVHPFGGFNMSGTDSKAGGRDYLLLFTQAKAVSEKL, from the coding sequence ATGGTTCAACCGTTTGTCAACGAACCGTTGACCGATTTTTCGGTTCCGGAACAGCGCGCGGCGTTTGAACAGGCGTTGGCACAGGTCGGGGCGCAGTTGGGACGGACCTATCCATTGTACATAGGCGGCCGGGAAGTTGTCACCGAACGGCGCACCGCCTCCATCAATCCTTCGCAAAAGGACCAGGTGGTCGGATACGTCGCCAAGGCGGACCAGGCGCTCGCAGAAGAGGCGATGCAGAGCGCGTTGGCGGCTTTCGAGACGTGGAAGCGCAAATCGTTCGCCGAACGGGCGCGTTACCTGTTGAAGGCGGCCGCCATCATGCGGCGCCGGAAACATGAGCTGTCCGCCTGGATGTGCTATGAAGCCGGCAAGACGTGGCCCGAAGCGGACGCGGACACTGCGGAAGCCATCGATTTTTTGGAGTTTTATGCACGGGAAGCCATCCGGCTGGGCGAGGTGCATCCCCTGGTGCGCATACCCGGGGAGGACAATGAACAGCACTACATTCCGCTCGGTGTCGGCATCATCATCCCGCCCTGGAATTTTCCGCTCGCCATCCTCACCGGCATGACCAGCTCGGCGGTGGTCGCGGGGAACACGGTGCTGCTGAAGCCGGCCACACCGACGCCCGTGATCGCGTACAAGTTCCTCGAGGTGATGCGTGACGCGGGGATCCCCGCGGGCGTCATCAACTTCGTGCCGGGAAGCGGCGCGGAGATCGGCGACTATCTGGTGGATCACCCGAAGACCCGGTTCATCTCCTTCACGGGATCGAAAGAGGTCGGAATCCGTATTTATGAGCGGGCGGCCAAGGTGCAGCCGGGGCAGATCTGGCTCAAGCGCGTCGTTGCGGAGATGGGCGGCAAGGACGCCATCGTGGTGGACCGGGAGGCGGACCTGGAAGAGGCCGCGCGCCAGATCGCCGCATCGGCGTTCAACTTCTCAGGTCAGAAGTGCTCTGCCTGCTCGCGCGCCATCATCCACCAGGACGTGTACGACACTGTGGCCGAGCGCGTGGTGGCGCTGGCAAAATCGATGCGCGTGGGGCCTGCGACGGACGGCGCAAGCCAGGTTGGGCCGGTCATCGACGAGGCGGCTTATAAGAAGATATTGGAATACATTGAGGTGGGCAAGCAGGAGGGCAAGCTGCTGGCCGGTGGAGGTAAGGCGGAAGGGAACGGGTTTTTCATTCAACCGACGGTGTTCGGGGACGTGGATCCGCGCGCGCGTATCGCTCAGGAGGAGATCTTCGGCCCGGTGGTGGCCCTCATCCGCGCAAAGGACTTCGAGGACGCCATCCGCATCGCCAATGACACGGAGTTCGGCCTGACCGGGTCGGTGTTCAGCAACAACCGCGAACACCTGGAATACGCCCGGCAGGAGTTCCACGTCGGCAACCTGTATTTTAACCGCAAGTGCACGGGGGCTCTGGTCGGGGTTCATCCGTTCGGAGGGTTCAACATGTCCGGCACTGACTCCAAGGCCGGCGGGCGGGACTACCTCCTGTTGTTCACCCAGGCGAAGGCGGTGTCGGAGAAGCTGTGA